Sequence from the candidate division WOR-3 bacterium genome:
GTTCAAGCGAATGGAAAATACTTAAAAAAGTAGCTTACAATTCTTCTATAGATGATGTGATGTTGAAAAAAATTGTCATAGAAAGGCAAAAAGCCCTCATACAATTCGGAAAGAATTATTTTAAAAAGACAGACAAAAACATCGACCCTCCTCCCCCTGAAAATTGGGAGTGATTTCAATAATTTTGACAAATTATCGGTTTAATAGATTGAATTAGAAAATCAAATCTGCTAAAATTATGACGATGAAAGACAGAGTATTAAGAAATCGGACACTGGGGTGCACGTGAAGAAAGATTTTTGTTTGAGCCAACAGCCTTTAACAGGGAATTTGATTCCTTGCGGGAAGATTGAGCTCTTAATTGAGATTTTCAGAACGCGAGGTAGGATACCCACCTTGATAAAGGTTCAAACTCTCCTTTCACACGGCATCCCGGTTCCAATATTAAAGGGATAAGGATACTTGTTAAGAGAAAATTATTATCTTTCAATAACACAAAAAAATTTAGAAAAAAGAGATAATATAATTCGTGAAAAAGTCATGAAGTCGGAAATCTTAGAACTGGGTTGTATGACTCAACAGAGTTTCTCCGAAATTCGCATCTGACTTTTCTTAATTTCTCCAAGAAGTATTTCTGTCCTCGGCGGGAGGGAATAAGTGCATATAGTTTTATTGAGTCAAGTGATCGGACAAAACACAGGGATTTCAAACGTCCCCCTTGTTTTGATTCTTCCGATCATAATTTTTAGTTTTGTTCTCTGCATTATAACTTTTTGGCTCGGTTATGTTGTTAGCCTGAAAATCCAAAAAAGCCGTTTGGAAGACGCCAAAACACAAGCGCGAAAAATCATCGAAGACGCCAAAAGCGAAGCGGAATCTTATAAAAAGACGGCTAAACTCGAAGTCAGCGAAGAAGCAGCGAAAACTCGGGCTGATTTAGAGGCAAAGGAACGAAAATTTCAAAGAGAAATGTACCAGATAGAAAAAAGGCTCAACGACAGAACAGCGTCTTTGGATAAAAAGCAGGAATCGGTCAATACAAAGGAAAGAGACCTTGTCAAAAAGGAAAAAGACCTGGTCGTCAAAGAAAGAGCTTTAATGCTGAAAGCCGAAAAGCTCGATAATGAGCTCAAAGAAATCAGCAACAGGCTTCAAAGAATATCGAGGATGACTGTTCAAGAGGCAAAAAACGAACTTCTACAAAGCCTTGAGAACAAAGTCAAAAAAGAATCGGCTCAGATGATAAAGGACATAATCGACAGCGCTCAGAAAGAAGCCGACAAAGAAGCGGCTGAAATTGTAGTTTCAGCCATACAAAGGTGCGCTACCGACCACACCGTTGAATCCACAGTGTCGGTGGTCTCTCTGCCTTCAGAAGACATGAAAGGCAGAATTATTGGAAGAGAAGGCAGAAATATAAGGTCTTTTGAAAATCTCACTGGAATAGAGATAATTATCGATGACACTCCGGAAGCGATAACTCTATCAGGCTTCGACCCGGTCAGGAGGGAGATTGCCAGAATCGCGATGGAAAAACTCGTTTCGGACGGCAGAATAAACCCTGGAAGAATAGAAGTCGTTGTTGAAAAAGCGAAAAAAGAGATTGATGAAATAATCAAAAAAACCGCCGAAGAAACCGTCAACGAACTTGGAATATCCGAGTTCCACCCTGAAATTATGAAATATTTGGGCAGGCTAAGATACAGGACAAGTTACGGTCAAAATGTCCTGCAGCATTCAAAAGAAGTCGCGCATCTTTCCGCTCTAATGGCCGGAGAGTTAGGTCTTGATACCGCGCTGGCGAGAAGAAGCGGACTCCTTCACGACATAGGAAAAGCCGCTGATCATACCCTCGAAGGCACCCATGCTCTTATAGGAGCAGATATAGCTAAAAGGTACAACGAAGACTATATTGTCATTAACGCCATAGCGGCTCACCATGAAGAGGTCGAGCCGGTGTCTCCCATAGCTGTTCTAGTTCAAGCGGCGGATGCTATTTCCGGATCGAGACCTGGCGCCAGGAGAGACACCATAGAGGCTTATCTCGAAAGGGTCGAAAAACTCGAAGATATCGCAGTGGATGTCGAGGGAGTGGAAAAAGTTTTTGCCCTCCAAGCTGGCAGGGAACTCAGAGTCATTGTGGAGCCATCCAAGATATCCGACGCTGAAGCCATAGTGTTGTCTGGTGAGGTGGCGGCGAGGATCGAGAAAGAACTGAAGTACCCCGGGCAGATAAAAGTTACCGTCATAAGGGAAATCAGAGCCACCGAGTATGCAAAATAGAGTCAAAGTCGTATTTTTGGGAGATATAATCGGCAAACCCGGCAGGCAGGTTTGTAAAGCTTTGCTGCCTGAAATCATAAGTGAGTATTCTCCCGACGCTGTAATTGCGAACGGGGAAAACCTCGCTTCTGGATTTGGAATTTCCAAAAGGGTCGCTGAGGAGCTTTTGGAGTCGGGTGTTTCAGTGTTTACAGGAGGCAACCACTCCCTTCACGTTTCCGGAGCGGAAGAATGGTTTGAAAAGGAACAGAGGGTATTGATTCCAGCGAATTTCACAAAATACATCAAAGGTTCGAGAATTGCAGAAATAAAGACAGAAAATTCTTTTATATACGTCTTTTGTCTTGTCGGCAGACTTTTCATGAATCAGAGCGACAATCCATTTACCGTTGCGGGTTCCGTTCTCGAAGAGATTAAAAGGAGAAAAAAAGTTTTAAACCCTGTCATTGTTGTCGATTTTCACGCTGAAGCGACTTCGGAAAAAAAAGCGC
This genomic interval carries:
- the rny gene encoding ribonuclease Y, with amino-acid sequence MILPIIIFSFVLCIITFWLGYVVSLKIQKSRLEDAKTQARKIIEDAKSEAESYKKTAKLEVSEEAAKTRADLEAKERKFQREMYQIEKRLNDRTASLDKKQESVNTKERDLVKKEKDLVVKERALMLKAEKLDNELKEISNRLQRISRMTVQEAKNELLQSLENKVKKESAQMIKDIIDSAQKEADKEAAEIVVSAIQRCATDHTVESTVSVVSLPSEDMKGRIIGREGRNIRSFENLTGIEIIIDDTPEAITLSGFDPVRREIARIAMEKLVSDGRINPGRIEVVVEKAKKEIDEIIKKTAEETVNELGISEFHPEIMKYLGRLRYRTSYGQNVLQHSKEVAHLSALMAGELGLDTALARRSGLLHDIGKAADHTLEGTHALIGADIAKRYNEDYIVINAIAAHHEEVEPVSPIAVLVQAADAISGSRPGARRDTIEAYLERVEKLEDIAVDVEGVEKVFALQAGRELRVIVEPSKISDAEAIVLSGEVAARIEKELKYPGQIKVTVIREIRATEYAK
- a CDS encoding YmdB family metallophosphoesterase, which gives rise to MQNRVKVVFLGDIIGKPGRQVCKALLPEIISEYSPDAVIANGENLASGFGISKRVAEELLESGVSVFTGGNHSLHVSGAEEWFEKEQRVLIPANFTKYIKGSRIAEIKTENSFIYVFCLVGRLFMNQSDNPFTVAGSVLEEIKRRKKVLNPVIVVDFHAEATSEKKALFYELDGKATAVFGTHTHVATSDEFVSENGTAYITDAGMAGAFDSVIGMGASESLESLKTGRKMRLKPAFGAKRRLDGVFFAADSETGKALEIKRFTKFAEFSSIANGARIGN